A single Argentina anserina chromosome 7, drPotAnse1.1, whole genome shotgun sequence DNA region contains:
- the LOC126803424 gene encoding uncharacterized protein LOC126803424 yields the protein MVSKNLQSKDMLLDVAIESLKGLVSFFEKYRENEFNSAITDAKEIIDEMGIEPVFHVPRKATRKRHFDENPNTEREQQSAQEKFRTDYFLVLVDMAISQLKTRFEQMELFESMFGFLFDASRLIVLDDEGMKNCCLNLENALKHGEDCDIDAKVLLSELQILQDMLPTEAYETGKPWSSIEIMEFAKKMDFFPNILVAYQLLLTVPITVASAERSFSKLKLIKSYLRTSMAQDRLNGLTLLSIEKNMLKVVEVEHIVDDFASKNARRSHFR from the coding sequence ATGGTGAGCAAAAACTTGCAGTCTAAGGATATGCTTCTTGATGTAGctattgaaagtttgaaagGGCTGGTTTCATTTTTTGAGAAATATAGGGAGAATGAGTTTAATTCTGCTATCACTGATGCGAAAGAAATTATTGATGAAATGGGAATTGAACCAGTTTTTCATGTACCGCGTAAGGCTACAAGAAAGAGACATTTTGATGAAAATCCTAATACAGAAAGAGAACAACAATCTGCTCAAGAAAAGTTTAGAACAGACTACTTTCTTGTTTTGGTTGATATGGCAATTTCTCAATTGAAAACCAGATTTGAACAAATGGAACTTTTTGAATCTATGTTTGGCTTCTTATTTGATGCATCACGGTTGATTGTATTGGATGATGAAGGAATGAAAAATTGTTGTCTAAACCTTGAAAATGCTTTGAAACATGGTGAGGATTGTGATATTGATGCTAAGGTTTTACTTTCAGAATTGCAAATATTGCAAGATATGTTGCCAACTGAAGCATATGAAACTGGAAAGCCATGGAGTTCCATTGAAATTATGGAGTTCGCAAAAAAAATGgatttctttccaaatattttGGTTGCTTATCAACTTTTGTTGACTGTACCTATTACTGTGGCATCAGCGGAAAGAAGTTTTTCAAAACTAAAGTTGATAAAATCTTATTTGCGGACATCTATGGCTCAAGATAGGTTGAATGGACTGACACTATTGAGTATTGAGAAGAATATGCTGAAAGTTGTTGAAGTTGAACATATTGTTGATGACTTTGCTTCTAAAAATGCAAGAAGGAGTCATTTCAGATGA
- the LOC126802985 gene encoding uncharacterized protein LOC126802985 yields MQKFKLLATQCAVVTGKSPTHSPTASPVIHLRRRKTLRMFLSRRIPRPSDSPNSDDDDGLGDANDRPPEKSKEARVRRKLKDLFVSSPPLERGREVGDGDQLGLLSATDGGGVGGLARTRRGGVFSRPLTASLRCRLLRRAWRPVLVSIPESER; encoded by the coding sequence ATGCAAAAATTCAAGCTCTTAGCCACACAATGCGCCGTCGTCACCGGAAAAAGCCCCACCCACAGCCCCACCGCCAGCCCCGTCATCCACCTCCGCCGCCGTAAAACCCTCCGCATGTTCCTCTCCCGCCGAATCCCTCGCCCTTCGGACTCTCCTAActccgacgacgacgacggtcTCGGAGATGCAAATGACCGCCCGCCGGAGAAGAGCAAGGAGGCTCGGGTGCGCCGCAAGCTCAAGGACCTGTTCGTGTCGTCGCCGCCGCTGGAGAGAGGCCGGGAGGTGGGAGACGGAGACCAGCTGGGATTGCTGTCGGCGACCGACGGCGGCGGTGTCGGTGGGTTGGCGAGGACTCGGCGCGGCGGGGTGTTCAGCCGGCCGCTGACGGCGTCGCTTCGTTGTAGATTGCTGAGGAGAGCTTGGCGACCTGTGCTGGTTAGTATTCCAGAGTCGGAGCGGTGA
- the LOC126803425 gene encoding uncharacterized protein LOC126803425 has protein sequence MAQALQGSNEKAKAGLRMCFGCSGGLAMKDQGIVVTAITYHLQAWVIEKKDPVFLAISTPLALVITLFAYALLLGEIISLGRWALIDSVIAVVTASVTGAVTVGVIGGVTGGDELDSGGGKTQKLGDVVWLHGGELEGCSGGSRDALGTGGEGHGGLRREITDGDFYEDLAWAPGWLQQHQIEQFDECMKNLNGTDFELECKDLKVSQGENSKGNYGNNLTREEGGNKSYHLFLSGEDNTPADFASSSGNVLHFHLCLSSTGYSHCSPTQLPDASENNLKSNRVASVELHDTSLRSKDDTCFKMGVHIGGKSLLPLNSIQKSMEDVGPKRPSNDRISTMHYREKYNVKYLKATDMTAAAELSIAASEAMVIHNIVKHGTIVDALPIDVVLEAALRVKKARLEWSVDAVDSLADETDESDTLSDLDDLTMADVYEDVGLSHGIPSDDCTFDSAISLVKETPLSENQHECVDLCDPVEMVAQQLKLDDKSARGQLSGKLFMDTSNDNVPAISFNHEREEFSDDIIPGIDICNATKHNHSAVNNSNVMTGKQIIGPGMVDVTSYQPQKEEDICPHVWNSANAREDRLSYLVQDRFRSRWLGGWTGQEVSAVGHMGQNTRRIVTCFAGETSYLSESEDIAPDVNSFVQVHETESHKMSQSSIHSDLLPTECNKGILLSQDVIRSSSLSLVDPLCSVVPCSILSENEVSTLVQTHRDKESHTEKCCSPTTELKMRNSHKPSNRVIEFPHEDGQATPAINGENSPVTVRRQFISLKTYSTLLPNPVSNGENQSGKLDCAHRQITLDQNAGCIRSSDRCCNVSLPFKHMSEYLSSRDNMENGKVISNGTPEKRKYNETKGDGNSLPVQASKKRRQFVSFNQRAHCHLWAAKSFLNNSTGGKHPKLALVAENVVELQRKKKLQIPSECKILHCRDVLAKKRVHFAEAEVQIQQMENPKMQDLSTKNRLTVRASKMSKYPNYSKIQNHEKCRRTDSQVEARKRLLFQGIQFLLTGFSRQKEKDLEGQIWKHGGIVLFDIPSPKARAKISLRSNANQLPIILCAKKLQTTKFLYGCAVNAFILKDDWLFDSISADHIAPPEQYIILRIVAAAENISIGRSLCYSRDYVFERVGIMLHGKQSFCCKLAKIIKHAGGKVFKTLQRLMLDLGQEKISWGAIVSENEKTSRHLRHCAAEQRIPIMPASWIINSLHLGKRLPFSDA, from the exons ATGGCCCAAGCATTACAAGGTTCA AACGAAAAGGCTAAGGCAGGGTTGCGAATG TGTTTTGGCTGCTCTGGTGGCTTGGCTATGAAGGATCAG GGAATTGTGGTGACCGCCATTACTTACCATTTGCAAGCATGGGTGATCGAGAAGAAGGATCCGGTTTTCTTGGCTATCTCCACGCCATTGGCGTTGGTCATCACGCTCTTTGCTTATGCACTTCTCCTGGGAGAAATCATTAGTCTGGGAAG GTGGGCTCTTATTG atagtgtgatagcggttgtgacagcGTCTGTGACAGGAgctgtgacagtgggtgtgataggaggtgtgacaggag GAGATGAGCTTGACAGCGGCGGAGGGAAAACGCAGAAGCTTGGCGACGTTGTGtggcttcacggcggcgagctCGAGGGTTGCAGTGGAGGGTCGCGCGATGCTCTAGGGACCGGCGGTGAAGGCCATGGCGGCCTGAGGAGGGAGATCACCGACGGCGATTTTTATgag GACTTAGCTTGGGCTCCTGGTTGGCTTCAGCAGCATCAGATAGAACAGTTTGATGAGTGCATGAAAAATCTCAACGGTACCGACTTTGAGCTAGAATGCAAG GATTTGAAAGTCTCTCAAGGGGAAAACAGTAAAGGTAACTATGGCAATAATCTGACAAGGGAGGAAGGTGGAAACAAAAGCTACCACCTATTCTTATCAGGGGAAGACAATACACCAGCTGATTTTGCTTCATCTTCTGGAAAT GTTCTACATTTCCATCTTTGTCTTTCATCAACTGGATATTCACATTGTAGCCCAACTCAACTTCCAGATGCTTCTGAAAACAATCTTAAATCCAACAGGGTTGCATCTGTGGAACTACATGACACCTCATTACGTTCAAAGGACGATACTTGTTTTAAAATGGGGGTTCATATTGGTGGGAAAAGTTTGTTACCTCTAAATTCCATTCAGAAATCCATGGAGGATGTTGGTCCAAAACGTCCTTCCAATGACAGGATATCAACAATGCATTATAGAGAAAAGTACAATGTCAAGTACCTCAAAGCAACTGATATGACTGCTGCAGCTGAACTCTCAATTGCAGCATCTGAGGCAATGGTTATACATAATATAGTGAAGCATGGGACTATTGTGGATGCATTGCCAATTGACGTGGTACTTGAAGCTGCCCTTCGGGTAAAGAAAGCACGGTTGGAGTGGTCAGTAGATGCTGTAGACAGCCTAGCTGACGAAACAGACGAGAGTGATACTCTTTCGGACTTGGATGATTTAACAATGGCTGATGTATATGAAGATGTAGGACTGTCTCATGGTATTCCTTCCGATGACTGCACTTTTGATTCAGCTATTTCTCTGGTGAAAGAAACTCCTCTTTCGGAAAACCAACATGAGTGTGTAGACCTATGTGATCCTGTAGAGATGGTGGCTCAACAGCTCAAGCTTGATGATAAGTCTGCTCGAGGACAACTATCGGGGAAATTGTTTATGGATACATCGAATGACAATGTGCCTGCAATATCTTTCAACCACGAGAGAGAAGAGTTCTCCGATGACATTATACCGGGTATAGACATATGCAATGCGACCAAACACAACCATTCAGCTGTGAATAACTCAAATGTTATGACTGGGAAACAG ATAATTGGCCCAGGTATGGTAGATGTAACATCTTATCAGCCtcagaaagaagaagatatttGCCCCCATGTTTGGAACTCTGCAAATGCTA GAGAAGATAGGCTATCTTACTTAGTACAAGACAGGTTCAGGAGCCGATGGCTAGGTGGTTGGACAGGCCAA GAAGTATCTGCTGTTGGACACATGGGACAGAATACTAGAAGGATTGTAACATGTTTTGCTGGTGAGACAAGCTATCTCTCAGAATCTGAAGATATTGCTCCAGATGTGAACTCCTTCGTGCAAGTTCATGAAACGGAGTCACATAAAATGTCACAGTCAAGCATACACTCTGATCTTTTGCCTACCGAATGTAATAAGGGCATATTGCTTTCTCAAGATGTCATCAGATCGTCTAGCTTATCATTGGTTGATCCTCTTTGTTCGGTTGTTCCTTGCAGTATTCTTTCAGAAAATGAAGTTTCTACATTAGTACAGACTCACAGGGATAAGGAAAGCCATACTGAAAAATGCTGTAGTCCCACTACAGAACTTAAGATGAGGAATTCACACAAACCCTCAAATCGAGTTATTGAGTTTCCTCATGAGGATGGCCAAGCTACTCCTGCAATTAATGGTGAAAATTCTCCTGTCACAGTTCGAAGGCAGTTTATTTCACTGAAGACTTATAGTACACTTCTCCCAAATCCTGTTTCCAATGGGGAAAATCAGTCAGGTAAGCTAGATTGTGCTCATAGGCAGATCACCTTGGATCAGAATGCGGGTTGCATTAGATCTTCGGATAGATGTTGTAATGTGTCCCTTCCTTTTAAGCACATGTCTGAGTATTTGTCTTCAAGAGATAATATGGAAAATGGTAAAGTCATCTCAAATGGAACTCCAGAGAAGAGAAAATATAATGAGACTAAAGGAGATGGGAATAGTTTACCTGTTCAGGCATCAAAAAAGAGGAGacagtttgtttcttttaaccAAAGGGCACACTGCCATCTTTGGGCTGCAAAATCATTTCTCAACAATTCCACTGGGGGGAAACATCCCAAACTGGCTCTGGTGGCAGAAAATGTTGTTGAGCTTCAACGAAAGAAGAAACTCCAGATACCATCTGAATGCAAAATTCTCCATTGCAGAGATGTTCTGGCGAAGAAAAGAGTTCACTTCGCTGAAGCAGAGGTTCAAATTCAGCAGATGGAGAACCCTAAAATGCAAGATTTATCAACCAAAAATC GGTTGACTGTTAGAGCTAGTAAAATGTCCAAGTATCCTAACTATTCTAAGATTcaaaatcatgagaaatgTCGGCGTACCGATTCTCAAGTTGAGGCCAGGAAAAGATTGCTATTTCAAGGTATACAGTTCCTGCTTACAGGATTCTCTAGGCAGAAAGAAAAGGATCTTGAAGGACAAATATGGAAACACGGTGGTATTGTCCTGTTTGACATTCCTTCCCCAAAAGCAAGGGCAAAAATAAGCTTAAGATCTAATGCCAACCAGCTTCCTATTATTCTATGTGCTAAAAAG CTACAGACAACAAAATTTTTGTATGGGTGTGCTGTGAATGCCTTCATATTAAAAGATGATTGGCTTTTTGATTCAATCTCAGCAGATCATATTGCACCACCTGAGCA ATACATTATTCTGCGTATCGTGGCTGCTGCAGAGAATATTAGCATTGGGAGGTCGCTTTGTTACAGTCGTGATTATGTTTTCGAGAGAGTAGGAATCATGCTTCATGGGAAGCAAAGTTTCTGCTGCAAGTTGGCAAAAATAATTAAG CATGCAGGTGGGAAGGTTTTTAAAACCCTCCAGAGGTTAATGCTCGATTTGGGACAAGAGAAGATTTCTTGGGGAGCTATTGTTTCTGAGAATGAAAAGACATCACGGCACTTGAGGCACTGTGCAGCCGAACAAAGGATACCGATAATG CCGGCCAGCTGGATTATTAATAGCTTGCATTTGGGAAAGCGTCTTCCATTTTCAGATGCGTGA
- the LOC126802979 gene encoding pentatricopeptide repeat-containing protein At3g29230-like: MGSGHVRKFTSLLQSCKTMKQLHQIQTQVTVLGFSQNDYVTPKLVAACAELKRMAYARKLFDQIPEPNIALWNALLTGYAKNEGHREVVALFCKMKKMDVMPNRYTFPVVIKCCGRPSRLVVGEEVHCVVIKCGFRGDAFVGTTLIQMYAAGGVIGAAYKVFGDMFDRNVVAWTSMINGYISCGDMVSAQRLFDLAPERDIVMWNTMVSGYIAMGDTVTARKLFDKMPRRDVMCWNTVLNGYASNRDIEACEDLFEKMPERNVFSWNGLIGGYVRSGRFIDVLGSFKQMLSEGNVLPNGATFTTVLSACARLGALDLGKWVHVYAENIGYKRNVFVGNALIDMYAKCGVVDNALDVFKNMETKDLITWNTIICGLATHGRGGDALELFTQMKTRKVKPDGITFIGILCSCTHLGLVEDGMSYFQSMVSDYSIVPQIEHYGCMVDLLGRAGLLEQAVEFVRQMPIEADVIIWTTLLGACRIYKNIELAELCLDRLIELEPKNPANYVMLSNIYGDLGRWKDLARLKVAIRDTGYKKFPGVSSIEANHGVVEFCSLDNRHPETEDIYEALEGLTKLLRSFGYVPDILDLGHGD, from the coding sequence ATGGGTTCTGGGCATGTCCGCAAGTTCACCTCACTCTTACAGTCATGTAAGACCATGAAGCAGCTTCACCAGATACAAACGCAGGTTACTGTCTTGGGCTTCTCCCAGAATGACTACGTCACCCCGAAATTAGTGGCGGCATGTGCGGAGCTCAAGCGGATGGCTTATGCCCGTAAACTGTTCGATCAAATTCCTGAACCAAATATCGCTTTATGGAATGCGTTGCTGACAGGGTATGCGAAGAATGAGGGTCACAGGGAAGTCGTGGCTTTGTTTTgtaagatgaagaagatggatGTAATGCCGAATCGTTATACTTTTCCGGTTGTGATCAAGTGTTGTGGGAGGCCGAGTAGGTTGGTGGTGGGTGAAGAGGTGCATTGTGTTGTGATCAAATGTGGGTTTAGGGGGGATGCATTTGTGGGGACGACGCTGATCCAAATGTATGCGGCGGGTGGAGTGATTGGAGCTGCTTATAAGGTGTTTGGGGACATGTTTGACAGGAATGTGGTCGCGTGGACTTCGATGATTAATGGGTACATTTCGTGTGGTGATATGGTTTCTGCGCAGCGTCTGTTTGATTTGGCGCCAGAGCGGGATATTGTGATGTGGAACACTATGGTTAGTGGATATATTGCGATGGGGGATACGGTGACAGCTAGGAAGCTTTTTGATAAGATGCCGAGGAGGGATGTTATGTGTTGGAATACTGTGTTGAATGGTTATGCCAGTAATCGGGACATTGAGGCTTGTGAGGATTTGTTTGAGAAGATGCCTGAGAGGAATGTTTTCTCTTGGAATGGCTTGATTGGAGGGTATGTGCGCAGTGGGCGTTTTATTGATGTTCTGGGATCTTTCAAGCAGATGCTTAGTGAGGGTAATGTGCTTCCTAATGGTGCTACATTCACGACTGTGCTGTCGGCTTGTGCGAGATTAGGAGCTCTTGATTTGGGTAAGTGGGTGCATGTATATGCTGAGAACATAGGGTACAAAAGAAATGTTTTTGTTGGGAATGCGttgattgatatgtatgcaaaaTGTGGTGTTGTGGATAATGCACTCGATGTCTTCAAAAATATGGAGACGAAAGATTTAATTACTTGGAACACGATAATTTGTGGCTTAGCAACACATGGACGTGGGGGTGATGCCCTTGAGTTGTTTACTCAGATGAAGACTCGTAAAGTGAAACCAGATGGGATCACCTTCATAGGCATTCTTTGCTCTTGTACGCATCTTGGATTAGTAGAAGATGGCATGTCATATTTCCAATCAATGGTTAGTGACTATTCAATTGTGCCTCAAATTGAGCATTATGGCTGTATGGTTGATCTGCTTGGGCGAGCTGGTCTTTTGGAACAGGCAGTGGAGTTTGTGAGGCAGATGCCGATAGAAGCAGATGTTATCATTTGGACTACCTTACTCGGGGCATGTCGAATATACAAGAACATTGAATTGGCCGAGTTATGTCTCGACCGGCTCATTGAACTTGAACCGAAAAACCCTGCAAACTATGTCATgctttcaaatatatatggtGATCTTGGGAGATGGAAAGATCTGGCAAGATTGAAAGTTGCGATAAGGGATACAGGGTATAAAAAATTCCCTGGTGTTAGCTCTATTGAGGCCAATCATGGTGTGGTTGAGTTCTGTTCCTTGGATAATAGGCATCCTGAGACTGAGGATATATATGAAGCTTTGGAGGGATTAACCAAACTGCTAAGATCTTTTGGATATGTACCAGACATTCTGGATCTTGGGCATGGAGACTAG
- the LOC126803426 gene encoding uncharacterized protein LOC126803426, whose protein sequence is MGDRKKDCPTATSGKTSRHKEENCIKVPKIYWDLTWRAVLTMEWIDGIKLTDEIGLKMAFLNRKELIDQGLYCSLIQLLEVGFFHADPYPGNLVATDSGALAYFDFGMMGDIPRHYRVGAYPSARALVNRDSLGLANDFLSLGFIPEGVDMQPVADALKASFSDRSRQSQDFQGIMDQLYVVYEFNFSLPPDYALVIRALGSVEGTRPKFWILISKLLSAYPFVIDMRNFFKRTSHTQ, encoded by the exons ATGG GTGACAGGAAAAAGGATTGTCCAACAGCTACATCTGGGAAAACTAGTAGACATAAAGAAGAAAACTGTATAAAAGTGCCAAAAATATATTGGGACCTTACCTGGAGGGCTGTGCTGACAATGGAGTGGATTGATGGAATAAAGCTTACAGATGAAATTGGCCTAAAGATGGCCTTTCTGAACAGAAAAGAACTCATTGACCAG GGATTATACTGTTCTTTGATACAATTGCTGGAGGTGGGATTTTTTCATGCCGATCCATATCCTGGCAATCTTGTTGCCACTGATAGTGGTGCTCTtgcatattttgattttggaatgatGGGGGATATTCCTCGACATTATCGTGTGGGGGCTTATCCAAGTG CTCGTGCACTTGTTAATCGTGACTCTCTGGGTTTGGCAAATGACTTTCTTTCATTGGGATTTATTCCTGAAGGGGTTGATATGCAACCAGTTGCAGATGCATTGAAAGCCTCCTTTAGTGACAGGAGCAGACAATCTCAAGATTTCCAG GGAATAATGGACCAACTATATGTTGTGTATGAATTCAACTTCTCTCTTCCTCCGGACTATGCCCTCGTGATAAGGGCTCTGGGATCAGTAGAAGGCACACGGCCAAAGTTCTGGATCCTGATTTCAAAGTTGTTGAGTGCATATCCTTTTGTGATTGatatgagaaatttttttaAGAGAACTTCTCATACGCAATGA
- the LOC126803427 gene encoding cytochrome P450 736A117-like, with the protein MVNQSTSTPRMKFGESSGNKTEITEDELVEMHYLEAVIKETVRLHPPLPLLLPRMTNQDVEISSYNIKANTQVLINAWAFGRDPTSYVNPELYEPERFMNNGIDYKGKDYELIPFGAGKRGCPGIQFAMAVEELVLANIVHNFDWALPDGGEDLDMSESTGVVAHGKYPLKAIAILSKELPTS; encoded by the coding sequence ATGGTGAATCAGTCAACTTCCACCCCCAGAATGAAGTTCGGCGAATCGTCTGgaaacaaaacagaaattaCAGAAGATGAGTTGGTTGAAATGCACTACCTGGAAGCAGTGATCAAAGAGACGGTTCGGTTACATCCCCCATTACCGTTACTATTGCCTAGAATGACCAATCAAGATGTGGAAATAAGTAGCTACAACATCAAGGCCAACACTCAGGTTTTAATCAATGCTTGGGCATTTGGAAGAGATCCCACATCATACGTCAATCCAGAGCTATATGAGCCGGAAAGGTTTATGAACAATGGCATAGATTATAAAGGAAAAGACTACGAGTTGATTCCGTTTGGTGCCGGCAAACGAGGTTGCCCTGGGATTCAATTTGCGATGGCCGTCGAAGAGCTTGTTTTGGCAAATATTGTGCACAACTTCGACTGGGCTTTGCCGGATGGAGGGGAAGACCTAGACATGTCAGAATCGACTGGTGTGGTCGCACATGGAAAGTATCCTCTTAAAGCAATTGCTATTCTATCCAAAGAACTTCCAACAAGCTAG